Proteins encoded within one genomic window of Candidatus Syntrophocurvum alkaliphilum:
- a CDS encoding dynamin family protein encodes MEKINKNLETLINIAQEYSLSNTIIESLISLQNQFGNKQLNIAVVGQMKRGKSTLINALLGDNILPSGVVPVTSIITAIEYGNNNFGLVEFKDGQEKKINLKELGSYVSEEENPDNKKEVKLVTIYNPNPLLNKGIKLYDTPGVGSVYKHNTETARDFLESIDVVLFLFSSDTPLNETEINFLNEIQNNETATVFILNKLDMVNKEELSLLINFSAKVLKDKLNRENITIIPVSARDGLEAKIQGNEIEYQKSGMQKLLDFLNQELNNRKDEILINSIETRMRIIAKNQYNLLTLRKETLITPIDKLNSNIKDFELFLENVDVTKREAKNLLQAEVRHILNQYDDNVKQFQDKTIPIINTQLDEIYNNYHKQGSKKLTDELNIALEESVLNQVKPFREKNADWIEKTFNEAGERFLLRLKALVEDIYKKASEMFGLKWDGQIDVPIMNTSGNVDYKVGRSPLFIETAPSAFAGKLPSFIINPLIRKEFIDRISIDVDRNCGVLRHHFLECLKKSSKELNLLMDNMVEEAKNEINNQLEIALKQKQSNENVITQQIEQINKDINTLEEALKKESKIIKQL; translated from the coding sequence GTGGAAAAAATTAATAAAAACCTAGAAACTTTAATAAATATTGCTCAAGAATATTCACTTAGTAACACAATAATTGAAAGCTTGATAAGTTTACAAAATCAATTTGGTAACAAACAGTTAAACATTGCAGTAGTTGGCCAAATGAAGCGCGGTAAATCAACTTTAATTAATGCATTATTAGGTGATAATATTTTACCTTCAGGTGTTGTTCCTGTAACATCAATTATCACTGCTATTGAATATGGAAATAATAATTTTGGATTAGTAGAGTTTAAAGATGGACAAGAAAAAAAAATTAATCTAAAAGAATTAGGTAGTTATGTTTCAGAAGAAGAAAATCCAGATAATAAAAAAGAAGTGAAGTTAGTTACCATATACAACCCTAATCCTCTGTTAAACAAAGGAATAAAACTTTATGATACCCCCGGAGTTGGTTCTGTATATAAGCATAATACTGAAACTGCTCGTGATTTTTTAGAAAGTATTGATGTTGTACTATTTTTATTCTCAAGTGATACACCTTTAAATGAAACCGAAATAAATTTTTTAAATGAAATACAAAATAATGAAACTGCAACGGTTTTTATTCTAAATAAGCTAGATATGGTTAATAAAGAGGAACTAAGTTTATTAATTAACTTCTCAGCCAAAGTATTAAAAGATAAGCTAAATAGAGAAAACATTACTATAATACCAGTATCTGCTCGCGATGGACTTGAAGCCAAAATACAAGGTAATGAAATTGAATACCAAAAAAGCGGTATGCAAAAGCTTTTAGATTTTTTAAACCAAGAATTAAATAATAGAAAAGATGAAATTTTAATTAATTCAATTGAAACAAGAATGCGCATCATAGCTAAAAATCAATATAATTTATTAACTTTAAGAAAGGAAACACTAATCACCCCTATAGATAAACTTAATTCTAATATTAAAGATTTTGAGCTTTTTTTAGAAAATGTTGATGTCACTAAAAGAGAAGCTAAAAATTTATTACAAGCTGAAGTAAGGCATATATTAAACCAATATGATGATAATGTAAAACAGTTTCAAGATAAAACTATACCAATAATAAATACGCAATTAGATGAAATTTATAACAATTACCATAAACAAGGTAGTAAAAAGTTAACTGATGAATTAAATATAGCACTTGAAGAAAGCGTTTTAAATCAAGTAAAACCGTTTCGTGAAAAAAACGCTGACTGGATTGAAAAAACTTTTAATGAAGCAGGAGAACGTTTTCTGCTACGTCTGAAAGCTTTAGTTGAAGATATATATAAAAAAGCATCGGAAATGTTTGGATTAAAGTGGGATGGACAAATTGATGTTCCCATTATGAATACAAGCGGTAATGTAGATTATAAAGTGGGTAGATCCCCTCTTTTCATTGAAACAGCCCCCTCTGCTTTTGCTGGTAAACTACCTAGCTTTATCATTAATCCATTAATTCGCAAGGAATTTATAGATAGAATTTCTATTGATGTCGACCGCAATTGCGGAGTTTTAAGACATCATTTTCTAGAATGTCTAAAAAAATCCTCTAAGGAATTAAACTTACTAATGGATAACATGGTTGAAGAAGCTAAAAATGAAATAAATAATCAATTAGAGATTGCTCTAAAGCAAAAACAATCGAATGAAAATGTAATAACCCAACAAATTGAGCAGATTAATAAAGATATTAATACATTAGAAGAAGCTCTAAAAAAAGAAAGTAAGATAATCAAACAACTGTAG
- a CDS encoding methyl-accepting chemotaxis protein → MRWYKNLKISTKFLLLFIILILFATGIGINGIIKVNSMNNNLDRMYEEALLPIGYINDIYNELLSIRGDHYYMLVEESADNRLEAINSVEESIESLETLSVQYSESRINHSDNESAFHDVNSALENYYSMVDRYNNLIRDDRLSRAQSYAPMIENQRSIVQERVENLVDINVHIAETTRTEGAEMYFNTIVEMCVALILAIIISITIFFIALRQITNPIKNISHEAKIIADGDFTSKIPDEFINRNDEIGELAKAFEKLHNDLGNLIDNISANSQEVAASSEQLLTSSDKIALTTQQNSASVQEIAAGMEEISAATKQINDSGEEIGNKLDTLSTSALEGNIEAKEIEQKALQVQKDAEKAKQSTINIYQEIQDELNQAIKEARVVEEISTLAQTIAGIAEQTNLLALNAAIEAARAGEEGKGFAVVAEEVRRLAENSSETVGSIQGLTSQVQTSLESLLKASNKMLKFVDNDVVKDYEMMEEIGKSYKQDADRLYNLTDTFNNEINNISIAMNEINKGMQDTLSTIEKTNTGSQEIGKGTEVSAQAAADVSKAAHKLAENAEKLNQLIDRFRT, encoded by the coding sequence TTGAGGTGGTATAAAAATTTAAAAATTAGTACTAAATTTTTACTACTATTTATAATTTTAATTTTATTTGCTACAGGTATTGGAATAAACGGTATTATCAAAGTTAACTCAATGAATAATAATTTAGACAGAATGTATGAAGAAGCACTTTTACCAATTGGGTATATAAATGATATATACAATGAGCTTTTATCTATCCGTGGTGACCATTATTATATGTTAGTTGAAGAATCTGCTGATAATAGACTAGAAGCTATTAATTCAGTAGAGGAAAGCATAGAATCCCTTGAAACACTTTCTGTTCAGTATAGTGAGTCACGCATAAACCACTCTGATAATGAAAGTGCTTTTCATGATGTTAATTCAGCATTAGAAAACTACTATTCCATGGTTGATAGATATAATAATTTAATTAGAGACGATAGGTTATCTAGAGCACAATCATATGCACCCATGATAGAAAATCAGAGATCAATAGTACAAGAAAGAGTAGAAAACTTAGTAGATATAAATGTACATATTGCGGAAACAACACGCACAGAAGGAGCAGAAATGTATTTTAATACAATTGTAGAAATGTGTGTTGCTCTTATACTAGCTATTATAATTTCCATAACTATATTCTTTATAGCATTAAGACAAATAACAAACCCTATAAAAAACATATCACATGAAGCAAAAATAATTGCTGATGGAGACTTCACTAGTAAAATCCCTGACGAATTTATAAATAGAAATGATGAAATTGGTGAACTAGCTAAAGCTTTTGAAAAATTACATAATGACTTAGGAAACCTCATTGATAATATATCTGCTAATTCTCAAGAAGTAGCTGCATCAAGTGAACAGCTGTTAACCTCAAGTGATAAAATAGCTTTAACAACACAACAAAATAGTGCCTCTGTACAAGAAATAGCGGCTGGAATGGAAGAAATATCAGCAGCAACTAAACAAATTAATGATTCAGGTGAAGAAATAGGCAATAAACTAGATACTTTAAGCACAAGTGCACTTGAAGGTAATATAGAAGCAAAAGAAATTGAACAAAAAGCATTACAAGTACAAAAAGATGCTGAAAAAGCTAAACAATCAACAATAAATATTTATCAAGAGATACAAGATGAATTAAATCAGGCAATAAAAGAGGCTCGTGTTGTAGAAGAAATATCAACACTTGCACAAACCATAGCCGGAATTGCAGAACAAACTAATTTATTAGCTCTAAATGCTGCTATAGAAGCTGCTCGCGCCGGCGAAGAAGGCAAAGGTTTTGCGGTAGTAGCTGAAGAAGTTAGAAGACTAGCTGAAAATTCTTCTGAAACTGTAGGTTCTATTCAAGGCCTAACTTCACAAGTACAAACATCTTTAGAAAGTCTTTTAAAAGCCTCAAATAAAATGCTTAAGTTTGTAGACAATGATGTGGTTAAAGATTATGAAATGATGGAGGAAATAGGAAAAAGCTATAAGCAAGACGCTGATAGATTATATAACCTAACCGATACATTTAATAATGAAATTAATAATATTTCTATAGCAATGAACGAAATAAATAAAGGCATGCAAGATACTCTAAGTACAATCGAAAAAACAAACACTGGCTCTCAAGAAATAGGTAAAGGAACAGAAGTATCAGCACAAGCTGCTGCAGATGTAAGCAAAGCTGCTCATAAACTAGCTGAAAATGCTGAAAAACTAAACCAGTTGATTGATAGGTTTAGAACTTAA
- a CDS encoding acyl-CoA dehydrogenase: MNFRLSEEHEMFRKTFRDFAEGEIEPSAAERDEEERFDMDLFRKMADLGMCGLPWGEEYGGVGSDFLTYVLAVEELSRVCGSMGVTLSAHVSLASWPIWKFGTEEQKQKYLVPLAEGTKMGAFAITEPTAGSDAGGTKTTAVLDGDEYVLNGTKVFITNAYYAETYVVIARTGPKDLGHKSISAFIVEKDTPGFSFGKKEDKLGIRSSATYELVFENCRIPKENLLGKEGDGFKIGMMILDGGRNGIAAQAVGIAQGAYEFALNYSKDRVQFGKPISKQQAIQFKLADMATQIEAARLLTYQAAWLESQGLPYGKESAMAKLYAGDAAMAVTTEAVQVLGGYGYSREYPVERMMRDAKITQIYEGTNEIQRVVIASNILK; encoded by the coding sequence ATGAATTTTAGATTATCAGAAGAACATGAAATGTTTAGAAAAACATTTAGAGATTTTGCAGAAGGAGAAATAGAACCATCAGCTGCTGAACGTGATGAAGAAGAAAGATTTGATATGGATCTATTCCGCAAAATGGCTGATTTAGGCATGTGTGGATTACCGTGGGGAGAAGAGTACGGAGGAGTAGGATCTGACTTTCTAACTTATGTATTAGCGGTAGAAGAGCTTTCAAGAGTTTGCGGTTCTATGGGTGTTACTTTATCAGCTCACGTATCACTAGCTTCATGGCCAATTTGGAAATTTGGTACAGAAGAACAGAAACAAAAATATCTAGTGCCATTAGCTGAAGGGACTAAAATGGGGGCATTTGCAATTACTGAACCAACGGCTGGTAGTGATGCAGGTGGAACAAAAACAACTGCAGTACTAGATGGTGATGAATATGTCTTAAATGGAACCAAAGTATTTATAACAAATGCTTATTATGCTGAAACTTATGTTGTAATAGCTAGGACAGGACCTAAGGATCTTGGACATAAGAGTATAAGTGCATTTATAGTTGAAAAAGATACTCCTGGCTTTAGCTTTGGTAAAAAAGAGGATAAGCTAGGTATAAGATCATCAGCTACCTATGAGTTAGTATTCGAAAACTGCCGCATTCCAAAGGAAAACCTTCTTGGTAAAGAAGGAGATGGATTTAAAATTGGTATGATGATCCTAGATGGTGGAAGAAACGGAATTGCTGCTCAAGCAGTTGGAATAGCTCAAGGAGCATATGAATTTGCACTTAACTATTCAAAAGATAGAGTTCAATTTGGAAAACCAATATCTAAACAACAGGCTATCCAATTCAAATTAGCTGATATGGCAACACAAATAGAAGCTGCAAGATTATTAACCTATCAAGCGGCTTGGTTAGAAAGTCAAGGATTGCCATATGGTAAAGAAAGTGCAATGGCAAAACTGTACGCGGGTGATGCTGCAATGGCAGTAACAACAGAAGCAGTACAGGTATTAGGAGGATATGGTTATTCTAGAGAATATCCAGTTGAAAGAATGATGAGAGATGCTAAGATTACACAAATTTATGAAGGTACAAATGAAATTCAACGTGTAGTTATAGCAAGCAATATTTTGAAATAA
- the htpX gene encoding protease HtpX, translating into MKRIGIFLLVNMLVLTTIIIITSLLGVNRYIDQTGAIMYYELLIFAAVIGFGGSIISLFISKWMAKKMMNVRVLDPNDRLNSQESQLVNTVHRLAQQAGINKMPEVGIYPSSEINAFATGPSRNNSLIAVSQGLLSNMNRDAVEGVLAHEVAHVANGDMVTMTLIQGVINTFVVFLSRIFAYIASTFVRREMAGIVHFLSIIVFQILLSILGSIAVMAFSRHREYAADYAGAQLAGKQKMLKALKSLQGSVHKVDTDQEAIQTFKINGGKKNARKAGIRELFSTHPDLEDRIRRLENRK; encoded by the coding sequence TTGAAGAGAATAGGAATTTTTTTACTTGTTAATATGTTAGTACTAACAACTATAATTATAATCACATCACTTTTAGGAGTTAATCGTTATATCGATCAAACAGGCGCAATTATGTATTATGAGTTGTTGATATTTGCTGCTGTAATTGGTTTTGGTGGTTCTATTATTTCTTTATTTATATCTAAGTGGATGGCTAAGAAAATGATGAATGTTAGGGTTCTTGACCCTAATGATAGACTAAATTCACAGGAGAGCCAATTAGTAAATACAGTACATCGTTTAGCTCAACAGGCAGGCATAAATAAAATGCCTGAGGTAGGTATTTATCCATCATCGGAAATTAATGCATTTGCTACTGGTCCTTCTAGAAATAATTCATTAATAGCTGTATCACAGGGTTTGTTAAGCAACATGAACCGAGATGCAGTTGAAGGAGTTTTAGCTCACGAGGTTGCACATGTTGCTAATGGAGATATGGTTACAATGACACTAATCCAGGGAGTAATTAATACCTTCGTGGTATTTTTATCAAGAATATTTGCTTATATTGCATCAACTTTTGTGCGCAGGGAAATGGCTGGCATTGTTCATTTTCTTTCAATAATTGTTTTCCAAATTTTATTATCTATATTAGGAAGTATTGCAGTTATGGCTTTTTCAAGGCACAGAGAATATGCGGCTGATTATGCCGGGGCACAATTAGCCGGAAAGCAAAAAATGCTCAAAGCCTTAAAATCATTACAAGGCTCTGTTCATAAGGTAGATACTGACCAAGAGGCAATTCAAACCTTTAAAATAAACGGGGGAAAAAAGAATGCAAGAAAAGCTGGAATCAGGGAGTTGTTTTCTACACACCCTGACTTAGAAGACCGCATAAGAAGATTAGAAAATAGAAAATAG
- a CDS encoding 3-hydroxyacyl-CoA dehydrogenase family protein — MAINKIGVLGAGTMGAGIAQVCVEAGYTVVLVDIEQSMVDQGLKGIFKNWDKAVSKGKKTEEDVGKFKGLLTSATDNSNFKDCDIVIEAIIENIDIKKKVMKGLDELCKADTILATNTSALSITEIAASTNRPDKVVGMHFFNPVTAMKLVEVIPGAETSEAVVNTVVELSNNIRKEPVPVQESPGFIVNRVLIPYINEAAILYQEGAASAEEIDKAMKLGANMPMGPLALADLIGIDVCLMIMNYFWNEFGDSKYRPALSLKQKERAGHLGRKTGKGFFDYN, encoded by the coding sequence ATGGCTATAAATAAGATTGGAGTTTTAGGTGCTGGAACTATGGGGGCTGGCATTGCCCAAGTTTGTGTTGAAGCTGGATATACAGTTGTTTTGGTTGATATAGAGCAAAGTATGGTTGACCAAGGGCTGAAAGGGATATTTAAAAACTGGGACAAAGCAGTTTCTAAAGGTAAGAAAACTGAGGAAGATGTTGGCAAGTTTAAAGGTTTATTAACCAGTGCTACAGATAATAGTAATTTTAAAGATTGTGATATTGTAATCGAAGCAATTATAGAAAATATTGATATTAAGAAAAAAGTGATGAAAGGATTAGACGAGTTATGTAAAGCTGATACCATTTTGGCGACAAATACATCAGCTCTAAGTATAACGGAAATTGCGGCCTCAACTAATCGCCCTGATAAAGTTGTCGGTATGCACTTCTTTAATCCGGTTACAGCTATGAAATTAGTTGAAGTTATACCTGGTGCAGAAACTTCTGAAGCAGTTGTTAATACAGTTGTTGAATTAAGCAACAACATTCGCAAAGAACCAGTGCCGGTTCAAGAATCACCTGGATTTATAGTTAATAGAGTATTAATTCCTTATATAAATGAAGCTGCAATTCTTTATCAAGAAGGTGCTGCTTCTGCTGAAGAAATTGATAAGGCGATGAAATTAGGAGCTAACATGCCTATGGGACCACTAGCTTTAGCAGACTTAATTGGTATAGATGTATGTTTGATGATTATGAACTATTTCTGGAATGAATTTGGTGACTCCAAATATCGTCCTGCATTGTCACTTAAGCAAAAAGAAAGAGCTGGTCATTTAGGTAGAAAAACAGGCAAAGGATTCTTTGATTACAATTAA
- a CDS encoding sigma 54-interacting transcriptional regulator codes for MKAYEAVNPNSVFLYSEQTIEEASRLLLDRGITKAPVLDSSNECIGIITKDLLLHAMLNGTSLETRVPEIMQSDCYFLAHDDKLSINNNRQLESGIVLKNGLPVGVIEPKDIINVYIKRRKDEKENIKATMDAVYNPVIAINNNNIIKIFNKWAAKAFNINETKALNSHAENVIPNQEILELLTGEISYPDNKISFNGLSYVPYRKNVYRDSEQIGRVLVLRDISEIETMIQKSEYTKRLNRELEAIIESSFDGLYVTDGQANTLRLNKGFERIMGITQEQCVGRNMKELVDRGVFSRSGTLVALETGDRATLTLTASTGKEALVTSNPIYDEKGNIILVVTNVRDITELNELQRRLERVEGLQELYKTELQQMKLENSRKLIMNSTKMKELINMAMRVADVDSTVLIQGESGVGKELIAETIHFNSNRNDTPFIRLNCGAIPENLLESELFGYEAGAFTGANKNGKVGLFELAQGGILFLDEIGELPLNLQVKLLRVLQDKEIMRVGGVKPIKVNTRIIAGTNRDLMSMVDKNLFRLDLYYRLNVIPITVPPLRERREDIPALMNYFINEFNQKYGMKKRLDNKVYNNLIEYNWPGNVRELENLIERLVVTSIDNTININDLPSSYIKTSSTMLEDDKQIIPLQQAVENTERKLLENAFSRYRTSYQVAQALKVNQSTIVRKVHKYGITR; via the coding sequence ATGAAAGCATATGAAGCAGTAAATCCTAATTCAGTATTTTTATACTCAGAGCAAACTATAGAAGAAGCTTCTCGCTTATTGCTAGATCGCGGTATAACCAAAGCACCAGTTTTGGATTCCAGTAATGAATGCATAGGAATCATAACTAAAGATTTGTTGCTACATGCAATGTTAAATGGCACATCTTTAGAAACTAGAGTGCCAGAAATAATGCAAAGTGATTGCTATTTTCTTGCCCATGACGATAAGCTTTCAATTAATAATAATAGACAATTAGAGTCAGGTATTGTTTTAAAGAACGGTTTGCCTGTGGGCGTTATTGAACCTAAAGATATAATAAATGTATATATAAAGCGTCGTAAAGATGAAAAAGAAAATATAAAAGCCACTATGGATGCAGTATATAATCCAGTAATAGCTATTAATAATAATAATATTATTAAAATTTTTAATAAATGGGCTGCAAAGGCTTTTAACATAAATGAAACAAAAGCTTTAAATTCTCATGCTGAAAATGTAATACCAAATCAAGAAATACTAGAACTGTTAACTGGAGAAATATCATATCCCGATAATAAAATTTCATTTAACGGTTTAAGCTATGTCCCTTATCGCAAAAATGTATATAGGGATTCGGAACAAATAGGACGAGTACTAGTACTGCGCGATATATCAGAAATCGAAACAATGATACAAAAATCTGAATATACTAAACGTCTAAACAGAGAATTAGAAGCTATCATTGAATCTTCCTTTGATGGACTATATGTAACTGATGGCCAAGCTAATACTCTGCGCCTCAACAAAGGTTTTGAACGCATAATGGGAATTACCCAAGAACAATGTGTAGGTCGTAATATGAAAGAATTGGTAGACAGAGGTGTCTTTTCTCGATCCGGAACCCTAGTTGCACTAGAAACAGGAGATCGCGCTACCCTCACCTTGACTGCTAGCACTGGCAAGGAAGCTTTGGTAACTAGTAATCCCATCTATGATGAAAAAGGTAATATTATTTTAGTAGTTACCAACGTTCGAGACATAACCGAATTAAATGAACTACAACGCAGACTCGAAAGGGTAGAGGGTTTACAAGAACTTTATAAAACCGAATTACAGCAAATGAAACTCGAAAATTCCCGTAAACTAATTATGAATTCAACAAAAATGAAAGAACTTATAAATATGGCTATGCGAGTAGCCGATGTAGATTCAACCGTTTTGATTCAAGGTGAATCTGGTGTGGGCAAGGAATTAATTGCAGAAACTATACACTTTAACAGCAACCGAAATGACACCCCTTTTATTCGGTTAAATTGTGGTGCTATCCCAGAGAATTTGCTTGAGTCAGAACTATTTGGTTATGAAGCAGGAGCTTTTACTGGAGCTAACAAAAACGGCAAAGTAGGTTTGTTCGAGCTAGCCCAAGGAGGTATATTATTTTTAGATGAAATAGGTGAATTACCACTAAATCTGCAGGTTAAACTACTTCGAGTTTTGCAAGATAAAGAAATTATGCGAGTTGGCGGAGTAAAGCCTATAAAAGTTAATACTAGGATAATTGCTGGCACCAACCGAGATTTAATGTCAATGGTTGATAAAAACCTATTTCGTTTAGATCTATATTATCGCTTGAATGTTATACCAATAACAGTTCCACCTTTGCGTGAACGACGAGAAGATATTCCTGCACTCATGAATTACTTTATTAATGAATTTAACCAGAAATATGGAATGAAAAAACGTCTTGATAATAAAGTTTATAACAATTTGATAGAATATAATTGGCCCGGCAATGTAAGAGAATTAGAAAATTTAATAGAAAGATTAGTGGTCACTAGCATAGACAATACTATTAATATTAATGACTTGCCATCATCATATATAAAAACATCTTCTACCATGTTAGAAGATGATAAACAAATAATACCTCTGCAACAGGCAGTAGAAAATACAGAGCGAAAACTCTTAGAAAATGCATTTAGTCGATACCGCACAAGTTACCAAGTAGCTCAAGCACTAAAAGTCAACCAATCTACTATAGTTCGTAAAGTCCATAAATATGGCATAACACGTTAA
- a CDS encoding butyryl-CoA:acetate CoA-transferase: MSWLEEYKKKLVSADEAAKVVKTGDWVDYGWCVGHSYDVDKAIANRASELTDVKLRGGVTMWMPAIFQIENPEAHFTWNSWHYSGVDRKINDMGCGYYAPIRYSEVPRYYRENVEPIAVAICQVAPMDEHGYFNFGPQASHQMATFDVSTIKIVEVNNNMPRCLGGTEVGIHISEVDYIVEGSNPPLPQLGSAVPSEADEKVAALIVDEIPNGACLQLGIGGMPNAVGMMIAKSDLKDLGVHTEMYVDAFVDISMAGKITGLKKNIDRGRQSFAFAAGTSKLYDYLHNNPQIMSCTVDYTNDPSVVGMIDNFMSINNAVEIDLFGQVNSESSGTKHISGTGGQLDFVMGAYRSKGGKSFVCLSSTYGKAGEPKSRIVPTMKPGSITTDSRTVVHWVVTEYGKVNLKGKSTWERAEALISIAHPDFRDELIREAEKMKIWRKSNKIV, encoded by the coding sequence ATGAGTTGGTTAGAAGAATATAAGAAAAAACTAGTAAGTGCAGATGAGGCTGCTAAGGTGGTCAAAACGGGTGATTGGGTAGATTATGGTTGGTGTGTGGGACATTCTTACGATGTTGATAAAGCAATTGCAAATCGAGCATCTGAACTTACTGATGTAAAGCTCAGGGGCGGTGTAACCATGTGGATGCCGGCTATCTTTCAGATAGAGAATCCAGAAGCTCATTTTACTTGGAATTCATGGCATTATTCTGGGGTTGACCGCAAAATAAATGATATGGGTTGTGGTTACTATGCGCCCATTCGGTATTCTGAAGTTCCTAGGTATTATCGCGAAAACGTAGAACCTATAGCCGTCGCTATATGTCAAGTGGCTCCGATGGATGAACACGGTTACTTTAATTTTGGTCCCCAGGCCTCCCATCAGATGGCTACATTTGATGTTTCAACCATTAAAATTGTAGAGGTTAATAATAATATGCCTCGTTGTTTAGGTGGTACTGAGGTAGGGATCCATATTTCAGAAGTTGATTACATTGTGGAAGGGTCTAATCCTCCACTGCCCCAACTAGGTTCTGCAGTGCCTTCGGAAGCAGATGAAAAAGTGGCTGCTCTTATTGTTGATGAAATTCCTAATGGTGCATGTTTGCAATTGGGGATAGGTGGAATGCCTAATGCGGTAGGAATGATGATAGCAAAATCTGATCTTAAAGATTTGGGTGTTCATACTGAAATGTATGTTGATGCCTTTGTAGATATATCTATGGCGGGTAAAATTACAGGACTGAAGAAAAATATAGATCGTGGTCGTCAATCATTTGCATTCGCAGCAGGAACCAGTAAGCTCTATGATTATTTACATAATAATCCTCAAATTATGAGTTGTACTGTTGATTATACTAATGATCCAAGTGTTGTAGGTATGATTGATAATTTTATGTCTATTAACAATGCTGTAGAGATAGATCTGTTTGGTCAGGTTAACTCGGAGTCTTCTGGAACCAAACATATTAGTGGTACTGGTGGACAATTGGACTTTGTAATGGGTGCTTACCGTTCCAAGGGTGGTAAGAGTTTTGTTTGCTTATCCTCAACTTATGGTAAAGCCGGAGAGCCCAAATCTCGTATTGTGCCGACAATGAAGCCCGGAAGCATTACAACTGATAGCCGTACTGTTGTTCATTGGGTGGTAACTGAATATGGCAAGGTTAATCTGAAAGGCAAATCAACTTGGGAAAGAGCTGAAGCATTAATTTCAATTGCTCATCCAGACTTTAGAGATGAGTTAATCCGAGAAGCTGAAAAAATGAAAATTTGGAGAAAGTCCAACAAAATTGTGTAA